One segment of Corynebacterium atrinae DNA contains the following:
- a CDS encoding alpha/beta hydrolase, with protein sequence MNVSRPVAAFAAAIVGLAGLSIATAPANAAPAQPITWEECPEQVTDPAATCGRIDVPMYHSDPAGATISVGFIKVPASNPGAKRGTLFGNPGGPGGDAYSYFGNPQVFAWPTGITSEWDRVAVQPRGLAGSTPLDCTEMPANTSPTDPHLRQGAFIRDSCEIKTPGYTASLTTDNTANDWEWVRQALNEDRISIMGLSYGTYLGSVYASRYPQHTDRVVLDSGMDPNLAWNGVMGTQQGGFESSLHDFLGWVAERNDTYGLGTTPLAVYQSWSRKVVSEAGTNPTVVPPPAQIGDIPPGFDWAGQLAADAMTATGPARVSSEGLSSQAVRPGANQSRSVTLSITRMSLPNPGAWDQLAKMINGTAEIPTIEDLSGTPEQQLAVLNTSAMQRMVMCNENTTTPNLADVPRYAWTNYVTGDIFTAPNAMFTSGAGCSGIEPNSGRQLTDGSQLATRPLQIQATGDPQTPYQNHYTLAEQMRSQVITVHGNGHGHVATGNQAVDDAVVSYLRTGVAPVADVPGVN encoded by the coding sequence ATGAACGTATCGCGCCCAGTCGCGGCTTTCGCCGCTGCCATTGTCGGACTAGCTGGACTGTCCATCGCCACCGCTCCCGCCAATGCCGCCCCCGCCCAGCCCATCACCTGGGAAGAGTGCCCAGAGCAGGTCACCGATCCTGCCGCAACCTGCGGGCGTATCGACGTCCCCATGTACCACTCCGATCCGGCCGGCGCGACCATTTCCGTGGGCTTCATCAAAGTCCCCGCATCCAACCCAGGTGCCAAGCGCGGCACGCTCTTCGGCAACCCAGGTGGCCCAGGCGGCGACGCCTACTCCTACTTCGGCAACCCCCAGGTCTTCGCCTGGCCGACCGGCATCACCTCCGAGTGGGACCGCGTCGCCGTTCAACCCCGCGGCCTCGCCGGCTCCACCCCGCTCGACTGCACCGAGATGCCCGCCAACACCAGCCCCACCGACCCCCACCTGCGTCAGGGTGCCTTCATCCGCGACTCCTGCGAAATCAAGACCCCCGGCTACACCGCATCGCTGACCACCGACAACACCGCCAACGACTGGGAATGGGTCCGACAAGCCCTCAACGAGGACCGCATCTCCATCATGGGCCTGAGCTACGGCACCTACTTGGGCTCCGTCTACGCCTCCCGCTACCCCCAGCACACCGACCGCGTTGTCCTCGACTCTGGCATGGACCCCAACCTGGCCTGGAACGGTGTCATGGGCACCCAGCAGGGCGGCTTCGAGTCCAGCCTCCATGACTTCCTCGGCTGGGTCGCCGAGCGCAACGACACCTACGGCCTGGGCACCACTCCCCTCGCCGTCTACCAATCCTGGTCCCGCAAGGTCGTCTCCGAGGCCGGCACCAACCCCACCGTCGTCCCGCCGCCCGCCCAGATCGGCGACATCCCACCGGGATTCGACTGGGCCGGGCAACTCGCAGCTGACGCCATGACCGCCACCGGCCCCGCCCGCGTCTCCTCCGAGGGCCTCTCCTCCCAGGCAGTACGCCCCGGTGCGAACCAGTCTCGCTCCGTCACCTTGTCCATCACCCGCATGTCCCTGCCCAACCCCGGTGCCTGGGACCAACTAGCCAAGATGATTAACGGCACCGCCGAGATCCCCACCATCGAAGATCTCTCCGGCACACCGGAACAGCAGTTGGCCGTGTTGAACACTTCAGCAATGCAGCGCATGGTCATGTGCAACGAAAACACCACCACTCCCAACCTGGCCGACGTTCCCCGCTACGCCTGGACCAACTACGTCACCGGCGACATCTTCACCGCCCCCAACGCCATGTTCACCTCCGGCGCCGGCTGCTCCGGCATCGAGCCCAACTCCGGCCGCCAGCTCACCGACGGTTCCCAGCTCGCCACTCGCCCGCTGCAGATCCAAGCCACCGGCGACCCCCAGACCCCCTACCAAAACCACTACACGCTTGCCGAGCAGATGCGCAGCCAAGTCATCACCGTCCACGGCAACGGCCACGGCCACGTCGCCACCGGCAACCAGGCTGTCGACGACGCCGTCGTCTCCTACCTGCGCACCGGCGTCGCCCCCGTAGCGGACGTCCCCGGCGTGAACTAG
- a CDS encoding CBU_0592 family membrane protein yields the protein MEFSYEIGIVAGILFVLGYGLLNFGFVTSKSVLYQTLNFLGALGFTYTAISPFNPGLMITEVVWAIVALFGLWKIFSGPSRRNTATAAGA from the coding sequence ATGGAATTCTCCTATGAAATCGGCATCGTCGCCGGCATCCTGTTCGTGCTCGGTTACGGACTGCTCAACTTCGGCTTCGTCACCTCCAAGTCGGTGCTGTACCAGACGCTCAATTTCCTCGGCGCCCTCGGTTTCACCTACACCGCGATCTCCCCGTTCAACCCGGGCCTGATGATCACCGAGGTCGTGTGGGCGATCGTCGCCCTGTTCGGCCTGTGGAAGATCTTCTCCGGCCCCTCCCGCCGGAACACCGCGACCGCGGCGGGAGCGTAA
- a CDS encoding TetR/AcrR family transcriptional regulator — MPPHPHEPHEPPGANGGHRDRIIDATLDCLVIHGVAGTSMRMVAEGAHVSLGSVTHHFADKDALLSAAFQVFAERSVARFREYYDGVDSLESARRATVHMLTDSAASRRGTILGSELYTLSLRRPRHRMVLVQWTHRCRKVIREHFDAETTYLLDAFYEGVLLHRSMQLGEYSDEIITLAVQRLTPPASYLGRG, encoded by the coding sequence GTGCCCCCACACCCCCACGAACCCCACGAGCCTCCCGGTGCCAACGGCGGTCACCGCGACCGCATCATCGACGCGACCCTCGACTGCCTGGTCATCCACGGCGTCGCCGGGACCTCGATGCGCATGGTCGCCGAGGGGGCGCACGTGTCTCTCGGGTCGGTGACCCACCACTTCGCCGACAAGGACGCGCTGCTCAGCGCCGCCTTCCAGGTGTTCGCCGAACGGTCGGTGGCCCGCTTCCGGGAATACTACGACGGGGTGGATTCCCTCGAGTCGGCCCGGAGGGCGACGGTGCACATGCTGACGGATTCGGCGGCGTCGAGACGCGGCACGATCCTCGGCAGCGAGCTCTACACCCTGTCGCTGCGACGCCCCCGCCACCGCATGGTGCTGGTGCAGTGGACGCACCGCTGCCGCAAGGTCATCCGGGAGCATTTCGACGCCGAGACGACCTATCTTCTCGACGCCTTCTACGAGGGCGTCCTCCTCCACCGCAGCATGCAGCTGGGCGAATACTCGGACGAGATCATCACCCTGGCCGTGCAGCGGCTGACTCCCCCGGCCAGTTATCTCGGCCGGGGTTAA
- the argS gene encoding arginine--tRNA ligase yields MTPADLSSLIREVAIGVLASRDLDTSVLPEQVVVERPRNPEHGDYATNLALQVAKKVGQNPRELATWLAEALAEDPAIEVAEIAGPGFLNIRLAAAAQGEVVGRILAEGEAFGSSDLYAGEKINLEFVSANPTGPIHLGGTRWAAVGDSLGRVLTAAGAEVTREYYFNDHGGQIDRFARSLVAAAKGEPTPEDGYGGAYIAEIARAVVDKQPQALEGTAEQVQETFRAEGVDMMFAHIRESLHEFGTDFDVFFHENSLFESGAVDRAVQTLKDNGNLYEADNAWWLRSTDFGDDKDRVVIKSDGEAAYIAGDIAYVKDKFDRGHTLCIYMLGADHHGYIARLKAAAAALGYNADQVEVMIGQMVNLVRDGEAVRMSKRAGTIITLDDLVEAIGIDAARYSLIRSSVDSSLDIDLALWASQSSDNPVYYVQYGHARLCSIARKAAELGLDYDGADFSLLTHEREGDLIRTLGEFPAVVKAAAELREPHRVARYAEELAGVFHRFYDNCQILPKAGEETEPIHSARLALAAATRQTLANALGLVGVNAPERM; encoded by the coding sequence ATGACACCAGCTGACCTTTCCTCCCTGATCCGGGAGGTCGCCATCGGCGTGCTCGCCAGCCGCGACCTCGACACCTCTGTTCTGCCCGAGCAGGTGGTGGTCGAGCGTCCGCGCAACCCGGAGCATGGTGATTACGCGACGAACCTCGCGTTGCAGGTGGCAAAAAAGGTGGGGCAGAACCCGCGAGAGCTAGCCACGTGGCTGGCGGAGGCGCTGGCGGAGGATCCCGCGATTGAGGTCGCGGAGATTGCCGGGCCGGGCTTCCTTAACATTCGCCTGGCGGCCGCCGCGCAGGGCGAGGTCGTCGGTCGGATTCTCGCGGAGGGAGAGGCCTTCGGTTCTTCGGACCTGTATGCGGGGGAGAAGATCAACCTGGAGTTCGTCTCCGCTAACCCGACGGGACCGATTCACCTGGGCGGAACCCGCTGGGCAGCCGTTGGCGATTCCTTGGGGCGTGTCCTCACGGCTGCGGGAGCAGAGGTCACCCGCGAGTACTACTTCAACGATCACGGCGGGCAGATCGACCGCTTTGCCCGTTCCCTCGTGGCGGCCGCCAAGGGCGAGCCGACCCCGGAGGACGGCTACGGTGGCGCCTATATTGCGGAGATTGCTCGGGCGGTCGTCGATAAGCAGCCGCAGGCCCTGGAAGGGACTGCAGAACAAGTGCAGGAAACCTTCCGCGCGGAGGGCGTGGACATGATGTTCGCGCACATCCGCGAGTCGCTGCACGAGTTCGGGACTGACTTCGACGTGTTCTTCCACGAGAATTCGCTGTTCGAGTCCGGGGCCGTCGACCGGGCGGTGCAAACGCTCAAGGACAACGGCAACCTCTACGAGGCGGATAATGCCTGGTGGCTGCGGTCGACCGACTTCGGCGATGACAAGGACCGCGTGGTCATCAAATCCGACGGCGAGGCCGCGTACATCGCTGGTGACATCGCCTACGTCAAGGACAAGTTCGACCGCGGGCACACGCTGTGCATTTACATGCTCGGCGCGGATCACCACGGCTACATCGCTCGCCTCAAGGCTGCGGCGGCGGCGCTGGGCTATAACGCCGACCAGGTCGAGGTCATGATCGGGCAGATGGTCAACCTCGTCCGCGATGGCGAGGCCGTGCGCATGTCCAAGCGGGCGGGCACCATCATCACCCTCGATGACCTCGTGGAGGCCATCGGCATCGACGCTGCCCGCTACTCGCTCATCCGCTCCTCGGTCGATTCCTCCCTGGACATTGACCTGGCGCTGTGGGCATCGCAGTCCTCGGACAACCCCGTCTACTACGTCCAGTACGGCCACGCCCGCCTGTGCTCGATCGCCCGCAAAGCCGCCGAGCTGGGCCTGGATTATGACGGCGCCGATTTCTCCCTGCTCACCCACGAGCGCGAAGGCGACCTCATTCGCACCCTCGGTGAGTTCCCCGCCGTGGTGAAGGCGGCCGCTGAGCTGCGCGAACCGCACCGCGTTGCCCGCTACGCCGAGGAGCTGGCCGGAGTATTCCACCGCTTTTACGACAATTGCCAGATCCTGCCCAAGGCTGGCGAAGAGACGGAGCCGATCCATTCCGCGCGCCTCGCGCTCGCCGCCGCCACCCGCCAGACTTTGGCTAATGCTCTCGGCCTCGTGGGCGTGAACGCCCCGGAAAGAATGTAA
- a CDS encoding MarR family winged helix-turn-helix transcriptional regulator → MATETRWLNDEEQAFWRLMLAATRKIDRVLDDTLEAVSGVSASEFAVLVSISEAPDQTLRLRDLCNSLDWDRSRTSHQITRMERRGLVTKNKSECDARGVEVTLTDEGLKRLSDAAPDHVESVRRVVFDHMTPEQMTALTSFWKGVVDVDNVIGHSGISPGLGAT, encoded by the coding sequence ATGGCTACTGAAACCCGCTGGCTCAATGACGAGGAACAGGCGTTCTGGCGCCTCATGCTCGCCGCCACGCGCAAGATTGATCGCGTGCTCGACGACACCTTGGAGGCCGTAAGCGGCGTCTCGGCCTCTGAATTTGCCGTCCTCGTCTCCATCTCCGAGGCCCCCGACCAGACCCTCCGCCTACGTGACCTGTGCAATTCACTCGATTGGGACCGCTCCCGCACGTCCCACCAGATCACCCGGATGGAACGTCGCGGCCTCGTGACCAAAAATAAGAGTGAATGCGATGCCCGAGGTGTCGAAGTCACCCTCACCGATGAAGGCCTCAAACGGCTCTCCGATGCCGCTCCCGACCACGTGGAAAGCGTGCGTCGCGTCGTCTTCGACCACATGACCCCGGAACAAATGACGGCGCTGACCTCATTCTGGAAGGGCGTGGTGGACGTAGATAACGTCATCGGACACTCCGGCATCTCCCCGGGATTGGGAGCCACATAG
- a CDS encoding PspC domain-containing protein — MTNEPIYQRRLHRSITDRYVAGVLGGIAETYGWNPTLVRLLFVASFLLPGPQAILYLVAWILMPEA, encoded by the coding sequence ATGACTAACGAACCCATCTACCAGCGTCGCCTTCACCGCTCGATCACCGACCGCTACGTCGCCGGCGTCCTCGGCGGCATCGCCGAAACCTACGGCTGGAACCCCACCCTGGTCCGCCTGCTTTTTGTCGCTTCCTTCTTGCTCCCCGGCCCGCAGGCCATTTTGTACCTGGTGGCCTGGATCCTCATGCCGGAGGCCTAA
- a CDS encoding DUF937 domain-containing protein: MTNNISGFLSSLPIDKIANQLGESPDDVRSAAEAIVPTLLMGMGANAQDPNGKESLEKALDGHDPSLVEGEVDVEAIDTEDGAKIAHHIFGSQEEQVVSQLGGLGSGGSSLVNKLIPILAPLAMSWLAGQLTKNSQGGGAQGGLLEQILGQVLGSGNTQATTGGGGGFGEILGGLLGGGRR, from the coding sequence ATGACCAACAACATCAGCGGTTTCCTGTCCAGCTTGCCCATCGACAAGATCGCCAACCAGCTCGGCGAGAGCCCCGACGACGTTCGCTCCGCAGCCGAAGCTATCGTGCCGACTCTGCTCATGGGAATGGGCGCCAATGCTCAAGATCCCAACGGCAAGGAGTCCTTGGAGAAGGCGCTGGATGGCCACGATCCCTCACTGGTGGAAGGCGAGGTCGATGTGGAGGCCATCGACACCGAGGATGGCGCTAAGATTGCCCACCATATTTTTGGCTCCCAGGAGGAGCAGGTGGTCAGCCAGCTCGGTGGCCTGGGCAGTGGAGGCAGCAGCCTGGTGAACAAGCTCATCCCCATCCTCGCGCCGTTGGCAATGTCGTGGTTGGCGGGTCAGCTGACCAAGAACTCCCAAGGCGGCGGTGCCCAAGGTGGGCTGTTGGAGCAGATCCTCGGGCAGGTGCTCGGCAGCGGGAATACTCAAGCCACCACCGGAGGTGGTGGTGGATTCGGTGAGATTCTCGGCGGACTGCTGGGCGGCGGACGTCGATAA
- the catC gene encoding muconolactone Delta-isomerase, whose product MLFIARMDVSFPDNLTPEQVADFQAREKEYSGNLQAKGTMKGIWRVVGKYSNYSIYDVASNDELQEVLSGFPMYKYMNIEVTPLAQHPNATRDFFV is encoded by the coding sequence GTGCTGTTTATTGCTCGCATGGATGTGTCATTCCCCGATAATTTGACACCGGAGCAGGTGGCGGATTTCCAGGCCCGGGAGAAGGAATATTCTGGGAACCTGCAGGCCAAAGGGACGATGAAGGGTATTTGGAGGGTCGTAGGCAAGTATTCGAACTACTCAATTTATGACGTCGCGAGCAACGATGAGTTGCAGGAGGTGCTCAGCGGTTTCCCGATGTACAAGTACATGAACATCGAGGTCACCCCGCTCGCGCAACACCCCAACGCCACGCGCGACTTCTTCGTCTAG
- a CDS encoding NAD(P)-binding domain-containing protein — MTNVIDVKETVTEWLRSLEQAGGASDAATAATAISELFEPEGYWRDLLAFTWNITTAEGAEEIAGMIRTTWPASRLSNVVLDGDPVDEGNGVTRVKFSCDSQDFRCTGIVRLRNGKAWTMLTSARELREYPEPSGRRRPLGAEHGQSADKRNWADKKLDRQKALGVTEQPYVLIVGGGQGGIALGARLKRLGVPALILDKAARPGDQWRGRYHSLCLHDPVWYDHLPYLPFPDDWPVFTPKDKMGDWLEHYVGIMDLDYWTRTECVRASYNEAENRWDVTVNRDGAEMTLHPAQLVLATGMSGVPNRPSLPGEDSFHGEIRHSSEHAGGEVDRDKDVVVLGANNSAHDICADLYDNGARPVMIQRSSTHIVRSETLMQEVFGPLYSEEALEAGVDTDTADLLFASWPYKVLPEVQKVAFDKVREIDKDFYDRLEKAGFLLDFGDDDSGLFLKYLRRGSGYYIDVGASELVASGEIPVRSRVNIEEVRERSVVLSDGTELPADVIVLATGYGNMNNWAAQLISQEVADQVGPCWGLGSDTTKDPGPWEGELRNMWKPTAVDGLWFHGGNLHQSRHYSRYLSMQLKARYEGMETPVYDNTRDQ, encoded by the coding sequence ATGACCAACGTCATCGACGTGAAGGAAACCGTAACCGAGTGGCTCCGCTCTTTGGAGCAGGCGGGTGGAGCTTCTGACGCTGCCACCGCCGCCACGGCAATAAGCGAGCTGTTTGAACCCGAGGGATACTGGCGTGATCTGCTCGCCTTCACTTGGAACATCACCACCGCCGAAGGGGCGGAAGAGATTGCGGGGATGATCCGCACCACCTGGCCCGCCAGCAGGTTGAGCAATGTCGTCCTGGACGGCGACCCGGTTGATGAGGGAAACGGCGTCACGCGCGTCAAGTTCTCCTGCGACTCCCAGGACTTCCGTTGCACGGGCATCGTGCGACTTCGCAACGGCAAGGCGTGGACCATGCTCACCTCGGCGCGCGAGTTGAGGGAATATCCAGAACCGAGCGGTCGGCGTCGTCCGCTGGGTGCGGAGCACGGGCAAAGCGCCGACAAGCGGAACTGGGCAGACAAGAAACTCGATCGTCAGAAGGCACTCGGGGTGACGGAGCAACCCTATGTTCTCATCGTGGGAGGCGGTCAGGGCGGCATCGCTCTGGGTGCGCGACTAAAGCGCCTGGGGGTGCCCGCCCTCATTTTGGACAAGGCCGCGCGCCCCGGTGACCAGTGGCGCGGTCGCTACCACTCACTCTGCCTCCACGATCCGGTCTGGTACGACCACCTCCCTTACCTGCCCTTCCCGGATGACTGGCCCGTGTTCACCCCTAAGGACAAGATGGGTGACTGGCTCGAGCACTACGTCGGAATCATGGACTTGGACTACTGGACGAGGACGGAGTGCGTGCGAGCCAGTTACAACGAGGCCGAGAACCGCTGGGATGTCACCGTTAATCGGGATGGCGCCGAGATGACCCTCCATCCCGCTCAGCTTGTCCTAGCGACGGGGATGTCAGGTGTGCCGAACCGGCCCTCACTGCCGGGTGAGGATAGCTTCCACGGGGAGATCCGACACTCTTCCGAGCATGCTGGAGGTGAGGTTGATCGGGATAAGGATGTCGTCGTGTTGGGTGCGAACAACTCGGCCCACGACATCTGCGCGGACCTCTATGACAACGGTGCTCGTCCGGTGATGATTCAGCGCTCCTCGACCCACATCGTGCGTTCCGAGACGCTCATGCAGGAGGTTTTCGGGCCCCTGTATTCCGAGGAAGCTCTGGAAGCCGGGGTGGATACCGACACCGCCGACCTGCTCTTTGCTTCGTGGCCGTACAAGGTTCTGCCCGAGGTACAGAAGGTAGCCTTTGACAAGGTCCGGGAGATCGATAAGGACTTCTACGATCGATTGGAGAAAGCAGGTTTCCTCCTCGACTTCGGTGATGATGATTCGGGGTTGTTCCTCAAGTACCTGCGGCGCGGTTCCGGCTACTACATCGATGTCGGTGCCTCCGAGCTCGTCGCCAGTGGAGAGATCCCGGTTCGCTCGCGAGTCAACATCGAGGAAGTCCGGGAGCGCTCCGTAGTGCTGTCCGACGGCACCGAGTTGCCTGCCGACGTCATCGTCCTGGCCACCGGGTACGGGAACATGAACAACTGGGCCGCCCAACTGATCAGCCAAGAAGTCGCTGATCAAGTCGGGCCGTGCTGGGGCTTGGGTTCGGACACCACGAAGGATCCGGGCCCGTGGGAAGGTGAATTGCGGAACATGTGGAAGCCGACGGCAGTAGACGGGCTGTGGTTCCACGGCGGTAACCTCCATCAGTCACGGCACTATTCGAGGTACCTGTCCATGCAGCTCAAGGCTCGATACGAAGGTATGGAGACACCGGTCTACGACAACACTAGAGATCAATAA
- the lysA gene encoding diaminopimelate decarboxylase yields the protein MAAADFNELPAHVWPRNARREEDGVVTIAGVPLPEIAEQYGTPVFVVDEDDFRSRCQDMARAFGGPQHVHYASKAFLTRAVARWVDEEGLSLDVASHNELQIALLADFPAERITAHGNNKGSEFLRACVVAGVGHVVLDSDAELRELNAIAAEEGRTQQVMIRVKPGIEAHTHEAIATSHEDQKFGFSLASGSAFRAAAAAVDASNLDLVGLHCHVGSQVFDARGFTAAADRVLELYSRIHAELGVQLPELDLGGGYGIAYTADEEPLDVDDVAHDLLTAVAKTAAELGIEAPAVLVEPGRAIAGPGTVTVYEVGTVKDVTVAEDEQRRYLSVDGGMSDNIRPALYGSLYDARVVSRFTEGTEISSRLVGSHCESGDILIRDAAFPDDIVPGDLVALAATGAYAYAMSSRYNAVNRPAVVSVRAGKSKLMLRRETVEDFLALEG from the coding sequence ATGGCTGCCGCAGACTTCAACGAGCTCCCCGCGCACGTCTGGCCGCGCAACGCCCGCCGGGAAGAAGACGGCGTGGTCACCATCGCCGGGGTCCCGCTGCCGGAAATCGCCGAACAGTACGGCACGCCCGTCTTCGTCGTAGACGAGGATGATTTCCGCTCACGCTGCCAGGACATGGCGCGCGCCTTCGGTGGGCCCCAGCACGTGCACTATGCCTCGAAGGCGTTCCTCACCCGCGCGGTCGCCCGCTGGGTTGATGAGGAGGGCCTCAGTCTCGATGTCGCCTCGCACAATGAGCTGCAGATTGCCCTGCTGGCAGATTTCCCCGCCGAGCGGATCACGGCGCATGGCAATAACAAAGGTTCGGAGTTTCTCCGCGCCTGCGTGGTGGCCGGCGTTGGCCACGTCGTCCTCGATTCGGATGCGGAGTTGCGTGAGCTCAACGCCATCGCGGCTGAGGAGGGCCGGACGCAGCAGGTCATGATCCGCGTCAAGCCCGGCATCGAGGCCCACACCCACGAGGCGATTGCCACCAGCCACGAGGACCAGAAATTTGGCTTCTCCCTGGCTTCCGGGTCGGCATTCCGCGCGGCTGCGGCAGCCGTGGATGCCAGCAATCTCGACCTCGTTGGTCTGCACTGCCACGTCGGTTCGCAGGTCTTCGACGCCCGCGGTTTCACCGCCGCCGCCGACCGCGTCCTCGAGCTCTACTCGCGGATCCACGCCGAGCTCGGGGTCCAGCTGCCCGAACTCGACCTCGGTGGCGGCTACGGCATCGCCTACACCGCCGACGAGGAGCCCCTCGACGTCGACGACGTCGCCCACGACCTGCTCACCGCCGTGGCCAAGACTGCCGCCGAGCTGGGCATCGAGGCGCCCGCCGTCCTCGTCGAACCCGGCCGTGCCATCGCGGGCCCCGGTACCGTCACCGTCTACGAGGTCGGCACCGTCAAGGACGTCACCGTCGCCGAGGATGAGCAGCGCCGCTATCTCTCGGTCGACGGCGGCATGTCCGACAACATCCGCCCCGCCCTCTACGGTTCGCTGTATGACGCCCGCGTCGTCTCCCGTTTCACCGAGGGCACGGAGATCTCCTCCCGCCTGGTGGGATCGCACTGCGAATCCGGCGACATCCTCATCCGCGACGCCGCCTTCCCCGATGACATCGTCCCCGGCGATCTCGTCGCCCTGGCGGCCACCGGTGCCTACGCCTACGCCATGTCCAGCCGCTACAACGCCGTCAACCGGCCCGCGGTGGTCTCCGTGCGGGCCGGGAAGTCGAAGCTCATGCTGCGGCGCGAGACCGTCGAGGACTTCCTCGCCCTCGAGGGTTAA
- a CDS encoding IS256 family transposase: protein MTTVARRNQEDSAKIKAIEEKLLANPEMAKLIDELGTSTTDANDLVRGLLQASINRGLNAEMDAHLGYQHGDRDSKEAAGQNNSRNGSYPKRVDSNYGPVDVAVPRDRDGSFLPTMVPKGSRRLTDVDDMIISLYAGGMTVRDIQHHMATAMGVDISHETISAITDAVLEEVMIWQNRQLEEFYPVIFLDALRIKVRDGGRVVNKSAYLAIGVDMDGIKHILGIWLAKEEGASFWAQVCANLATRGVHDVFIVCCDGLKGLPEAVEATWPDSMVQTCVVHLIRAANRWVAYGDRKAVSAQLKKIYTAPTEQTALAALAEFEASELGEKYPQSVKVWRDAWDRFIPFLEFPPMARKVIYTTNSIESMNNELRKATRNRVQFTNDESAIKTLWLMICNIEDKRAAKRAKQGKRVAATSGRLIEGRRVTNWKQAINQMSVAYPDRFEPYL from the coding sequence ATGACTACCGTGGCACGACGAAACCAAGAAGACTCCGCAAAGATCAAAGCGATCGAGGAAAAGCTGCTGGCCAATCCTGAGATGGCGAAACTGATCGACGAGCTCGGCACCTCCACAACGGATGCCAACGATCTCGTCCGGGGCCTGCTCCAGGCCTCGATCAACCGCGGCCTCAACGCCGAGATGGATGCCCACCTCGGCTACCAGCACGGTGACCGGGACAGCAAGGAAGCCGCTGGTCAGAACAATTCCCGTAACGGTTCCTACCCCAAGCGGGTCGATTCAAACTACGGACCGGTCGATGTCGCTGTTCCCAGGGACCGTGACGGATCCTTCCTGCCGACAATGGTGCCCAAAGGATCCCGCCGGCTGACCGACGTCGACGACATGATCATCAGTCTCTATGCCGGTGGCATGACCGTCCGAGACATCCAGCACCACATGGCCACCGCCATGGGCGTGGACATCTCCCATGAAACAATCTCCGCGATCACCGATGCGGTCCTCGAGGAGGTGATGATCTGGCAGAACCGCCAACTCGAGGAGTTCTACCCCGTGATCTTCCTCGATGCGTTACGCATCAAAGTCCGTGACGGGGGCCGGGTGGTCAACAAATCCGCGTACCTGGCTATCGGGGTGGACATGGACGGGATCAAACACATCCTCGGTATCTGGCTGGCGAAAGAGGAAGGAGCCTCGTTCTGGGCCCAGGTGTGCGCCAACCTCGCTACCCGCGGCGTACACGATGTGTTTATCGTGTGCTGCGACGGGCTCAAGGGCCTGCCGGAGGCTGTGGAAGCCACCTGGCCGGATTCGATGGTCCAGACCTGTGTCGTCCATCTGATCAGGGCAGCGAACCGGTGGGTGGCCTACGGAGATCGCAAAGCGGTGTCCGCCCAGCTGAAGAAGATCTACACCGCCCCCACCGAGCAGACCGCTCTGGCGGCGTTGGCGGAGTTCGAGGCCTCCGAGCTGGGGGAAAAGTACCCGCAGTCAGTCAAGGTGTGGCGCGATGCGTGGGACCGGTTCATCCCGTTCCTGGAGTTTCCTCCCATGGCCCGGAAGGTGATCTACACCACGAACTCGATTGAGTCGATGAACAACGAGCTGCGCAAAGCCACCCGGAATCGGGTGCAGTTTACCAACGATGAGTCCGCGATCAAAACCTTGTGGTTGATGATCTGCAACATCGAGGACAAACGGGCCGCCAAGCGCGCTAAGCAGGGCAAACGGGTCGCGGCTACCAGTGGCCGGCTGATCGAGGGCAGGCGGGTGACGAACTGGAAGCAGGCCATCAACCAGATGTCTGTGGCCTACCCGGACCGCTTCGAGCCCTACCTCTAA
- a CDS encoding CBU_0592 family membrane protein, with product MVIFGLIASVALLFAFAMLNLGKWTTADYPYQVLNFVGAGFLTLSAANPFNAGVFWTELIWSLLGLYGIIKIFLSRRRAAATPEQTPAAS from the coding sequence ATGGTCATCTTCGGTCTCATCGCATCCGTCGCGCTGTTGTTCGCCTTCGCGATGCTCAACCTCGGCAAATGGACCACCGCCGACTACCCGTACCAGGTCCTCAACTTCGTCGGCGCGGGTTTTCTCACCCTCTCCGCCGCCAACCCCTTCAACGCGGGTGTGTTCTGGACGGAGCTGATCTGGTCACTGCTCGGCCTCTACGGCATCATCAAGATCTTCCTCAGCCGCCGACGCGCCGCCGCCACGCCCGAGCAGACCCCCGCCGCCTCCTGA